The genomic window TCCACAAGGAGCAGGGACAGTGCAGGCTCAAACTCAGCTAAGACAAACTCTAATTGCCATTGATGCTTATGTGATGTCTGGTCCGAAACTATTAGTTGGACAAGTGCATACGCGTGTTGAGGTTGAAGACGAACAAATCACAGAAGAGGGAACGGTTAAGCGTATTAAGAAATATGTAAAGGCATTTGATGAGTGGATAACCACTTTAAGCGAATAAGGAAAAGAAAGTCTAACGCACTCGTAGTTAGGCTTTTTTTTTTTTCAGATCGACGAAGTCATCAATCATCCATTCGCATAAAGCGAGTTTCACAATACTTTCATAAAAAACGGTATTACTGCGACATGCTTCATCCATAAACAATAAACGAATACTATTCCTTTACCTTTGGCCATAGGACATGACCGACATAACAATGTTAAATGAAGTGGTTCATAGGCGTGACCTAAGGATGGTTTTTTAGGAAAGAACATACGTATGTTCGTGTTTATGGTAAAATAAGTCGTTGTTAAGAAAAGGAGGTCAAGATGACAGGAAAAACACATCTTATTGGTGGAGTCGTTGCTTGTCAAGCAGCTGACATCTTTTTGTTTCAGAACGAAGGGCAGTTTAGCTATTATGCTGCTGGACTTATTGGGGCTCTTATACCCGATATTTGTCATACTCACTCAAAGATTGGGCGGAGGCTTCCAGTCTTATCAAAGGTTGTTAGCACACTGTTTGGTCATCGAACGTTTACACACAGCTTGCTCTTTCTCTTGCTCATCAATCTAGTGTTTCTTTATTTTTTCCCGGAACAAGAAGGATTGCGTATGGGTTTTTTAATTGGTATGATCTCGCATTATGTACTTGATGCACTCACGGTTAGAGGCATCCGTCTGCTTTATCCAGCAAATTTCCGCTTCCGTCTTGCTCGTCTTAGAACAGGTGGTGTAGTAGAAAGTATCTTACTTGGGCTATTCGTTTTAACGATTTGCTTCCTATACATCGGCTATCAATAAAATTCTTGTAAACTTCTTATTTATATTGATTATTAATTAATATTTGTTATAATTAATTAAGTGTCAATCGTATAGAAGTAAGAAGATTGGAGAATAGTATGGATAACTCCTTTGAAAGGAAGCAGTCAATGAGCGGCGAAAAGGTAATGGAGCTTAAAGGCATTACATATAAGGTTGATGAGACAATTATTCTTAAGGAATTAACAGGATCGTTGAATAAAGGGAAAATTACGAGCATCGTGGGGCCATCAGGAGCTGGGAAAACGACTCTATTTCGCTTATGCAATGGAATGAGAACACCAACGACTGGAACTATTTTATTCAATGGCGAAAAGCTTGAAACATACGGACCTTCCGCATTGCGTAGAAAAATCGGCATTGTTATGCAACAGGCTACGATGCTAACGGGCACAGTAAAAGAAAACTTACTACTGCCTCTTACGCTAGCGGGTCAACAAATAAGTGATGTAACGATAAAACAATCATTAGAAGAAGTAGGGCTGTCAACGACGTTAATCAATCAACAGGCAAAAGAATTATCAGGTGGTCAACAGCAGAAGCTATCCATTGCCCGCACGTTGTTAAATCAACCAGAAGTATTGCTATTAGATGAAATTACGTCGTCGTTAGACCGTGTATCGGTTCAAGAAGTTGAACGTCTGATTGTAACGATTAATGAAAGCTATGGCACAACCATCTGTTGGATCACACATCAAATTGAACAAGCTAAGCGTTTGTCTCACGATAGCTGGGTCATGATGGACGGGGAATTAATCGAACAAGGAACGGTGGAGTTGTTAACAAATCCTAAAGATGACCGGGTGAAGGCATTTCTTCAGGAGGAGCCTGTATGAGTTTGACAACACTAATTCTTACGCTCATTTTCGTGCTCATACCGTTACTATTGTCTCAAGTGCTAAAGTTAGGCTTAAATCGTGACATCCTTGTGGCTACAATACGTTCAATTATTCAACTACTTGCTGTTGGCTACATTTTACAATTCGTTTTTGATTCAGAAAGCTATCTGTATATATCACTGATGATTGTGTTAATGATTACAGCTGCAACACAAAATGCAAGAAAAAAAGGGAGAGCGATTCGTGGAATTACTTGGAAACTAATTGTGACGTTTCTGACGATTCAAACTCTTACTCAAGGTATCTTATTAGGGTTACACATTACACCTGCAACGGCTCAATATATTATTCCGATTAGTGGAATGGTTATTGGAAATTCCATGGTGCTAGGGATCTTATTTTTAAATCGATTTACTGCGGAAGTGGAATCGAAAAAAGATGAGGCTGATCTGATTCTAAGTTTAGGTGGGACACCGAAACAAGCCATTCAGAAGCAATTAATTTCTTCCATTCAGGCTAGTACAATTCCTACAATAGAAAGTCAAAAAACGATTGGGCTTGTCCAATTACCAGGAATGATGAGTGGACAAATTATTGCTGGGGCTGATCCAGTTCAAGCCGTACTGTTCCAATTGCTCATTTTATTCCTATTGTTAACAACTGCAATTGTCACAAGCATTATGCTTGGTTTCTTATCCTACCCTACATTGTTCAACGAACGAATGCAGTTCATGCGTTAAAGAATAAAAAGACACGGCATCATGCCATGTCTTTTTATTCTGCTTGTCGCTTAAACGATTCAATTAACTGTAAAGTCGGTTCTAAATCTTCAAGCGTAATTTGATGCGCGTCTTTCTTGTGTTTCATGATTGCTTCTAAGGCATGGTAAAAGTTACTGTAAATATACAAATGCTTGTTTTCATCAATAGAGTAACTATTCATGTACTCTTTGATTCTTTTTTCCATTGTCTTTTCGAGAAAGTGTAAACCGTCTGATTTCGTTTGGAACTCCTTCATTTACATCCCTCCTACTTATCCACTTCCCATAGTAGCGAGTGTTGAAACAAAAGGGTGGGTGCTCATTTACTTCTTATTAAAGTGAAATCCTTGGTTATTGAGTGACTTACTTGTTTGTGGAATTCCTTTATCGTGACTATAATAACGAGCCACTGTTTCCGTCCATGTTTTTTGAATAGGGCGAGACTGCATGTATGTTTTCATTTTGTCTTCATAAGCTCGGATGTGTGGCAACTGATCGTGTTGATAGGCGTCTTGATGGTAAAACGAATCAATGGGCAAACGTGGTTTTAAGTCATTTTCTTCAGCAGGGTGACCAATGACAAGCCCAACGATAGGAAAAACGTATGTTGGTAAATCTAATACGTCAATAATTTGATCTGATTTTGTTCGAATGGCTCCAATTGGAACAATACCGAGGCCAAGAGATTCAGCAGCGGCAATGGCATAGCCCATCGCAATTCCCACGTCAGTTGTGCCTACAAGCAAAGTATCGACATTTTCTGTAGCCTCAAAGGTTTGTCCATTTTGTTCTAACGCTTGATGTATTCGATGAAAATCTAAATTAAATGAGAGAAAAACAGGTGCCTGGTCAATCCACGGTTGACCAATGATGTCAGAAATCTGCTTTTTTTTCTGTTGATCGGTCACACCAACAATGCTGAGTTGTTGTCCATTTCCCCAAGTAGGCGCCGCTTGAGCCGCCTGAATTATAGTTTGAAGCTGTTCTTCTTCGATAGGATTTGGTAAGTAGTTTCGAACAGAATAGTGATTAGTCAATACAGATATGGTTTCATTCATTTGTTATCCCTCCTATAGCTGTTATACCAAAAAAAGAGAAGCGACGCATGCAATGAGGATTCTATGCTATGATTTCAGTAATTTATGAACGAAAAAAAACGACGAAGCGTTTATTTCGTCGTACTAGTGTGATTGTCAAGAATGGCGGTTGTGAGGATGGTTAGTAACTCTTCTGATAAAGGTGTGTCATGACTCATGGCTGCAATGCTTTCTTCTTCTATATCGTCTGAGACATTACGCAGTCCATGTCCCATTTGATCAATTAAGTAGAGCTCGCTATCCTGATTCGCTTCATGTAGTAGATAAGCATCATCAACTGGTATTTGCTGGTCGTTGTTTCCATGAATGATGTATGTGGGAAACGTAGCCTGTTCAATTAATTCAACTGGGCTGACCGCCATCCATGAGGACAAAAACGGTTGAACATTTTGGTTGAAAAGGGATTCAAGCTCTAGGCTAACCTCTTGGACAAGATCTCCCTGTACAAGCTGTTCAATAATATCTGCAGATTCTTGTAGGAGCTCTGGTGTAATAAACGGATCATTTTCTAACTGCTCAACTAATATTTCATCAATGGTTCTTCCAGCACCAGCAACGGAAGAATACGACTGAACTCCTTCTTGGAGTGCTGCTCCTAAGCCAACTAGTGCTCCCTCGCTATGTCCGATCAGATGGACAGAAGAAAACGATTCCTGTTCTTGTGCATAACGGAGCCAAGCTTGTGCATCAGTAATATAATCATCAAAGCGGGTTTCTATACTATTTGGCGCAAGGGAGAGATTATCGCCTATACCTCGTTTGTCATATCGAATGGTTGCGATACCATGGTCATTTAAGTGCTCTGCCATACGCTTTAAATTATCATTTCGTCCAGGCATTAAATAAGAGTTTCCGTGTTTATCTGTCGGTCCAGAACCAGGAAGGATAAGTGCAACAGGTATGTCGCTCGAATCGTTCTCTGGTACATCTACCTTTGCTTTTATAAGCTCAGTTGACTCAAGCGAAATCTCTGTTAATTGCTCTTCTTCCATGTAGCGCAGTTGGAAGGGGAGGTTTTGGCCAAGTTGAGTAAATTCTCCTTGGATGTTATCGCCATCCCGTTCACCAGAAAATAGAATCGTTTGATCTTGTATGGTTGTCTCCAATGAAAGTGTATCATGGTCTGCATTGACCACGTTAAAAGGTTCATCAAATATCCCTTGAATTGGAATCGATAACGTTGCTGTCTCATTTTCAACAGATATTTCAATTGAGAGCGGTTGCATAGGAATGACAATTTCGCCTTCCCATGTACCTGCAAATGCCTCCAGTGGGTTGATTCCAGGCTCTTCAATCGTTTCTTGTTGACAGGCAGTGAGAAAAACAAATAAAAAAACACAAGATGTGTAGAAATAGGATGGTTTTTTCATCCACAAGTCCTCCTTCACATGTTCTAATGGCTTTATGTACAGAATTAAAGCGTAATCAATGAGACGTTACTTCGTCAAGTGTCTAGTAGATAGATTCGATGCGTCTCGGTAGAGTCCTTGAAATTTACTAAAAGTTTACAGAAAAAAGATACAGGTAATAGTCTAAGAAAAGAGGGACTAACATGAAAATTCCTTTTAGGGTCGGTGTAGTAAGCTGGATTGTCTTGCTCAGTTATTTCGTTTATGAGCCGTTTGCCATTCGAGCTTCTCTTGCCCCGTATTCTTATTTATCACAACCAATGAGTGACTTAGGAATAACAGAGTGCGGTGTAGGCACTTATCCGTGGGCTGACTATTTTATTTGCTCACCGCACGCACCAATTGTAAATAGTCTTTTTCTTTTAACTGGAATGGTTCTTTTAATAGGGTTGTGGAGTGTGAAAGAAAGACTAGAGTTGAGCAGAATAGGAAGAGTTGGGTTTGCTTGCCTGTTCCTTTTTGCAGTGGGCTATAGCTTTAGCGTTATACCAGCAAATGTAAGTTTTGAATGGCATACGTATCCGGCGTTAGTAATGATCGTAGTGGCACCTGCTCTTTTCTGTATCAGTGTAAAACTAAATAAAGGAAAAATGCTAACCATTATAAGTGCAGGACTATTGACGATAATCAAAGTAGGCATTATAGCTGTCGCTTTTCTTCCAATTGAATGGGGTGGGTTACTCCAACGCTTATTCTACTTCGTCTTTTATTGTTGGGGCCTTGGAATGATGGTTCGATTGAAAGGAAAATAAGAAAAATAAAAAAAACCAAAGGCCTCAAGTAAAGTAGACCTTTGGTTTTTTTTATTTTTTGCGAAGCAGGATAAAGACAACCAGCGCAAGTTGGATGGCAATACAGAGGACGGTTACGACGATAATACTTGGCATACTGTTCTCTACTACAATCGCTGAATAAGCCCATATGAACACGAGAGGATAAAAGATATCTCGATATGAAAAAGCAATCATGACAGCAAGTAATGTCCCAACGAGAAGCATAATGATCGTCCATGGTACTTCACTCAATCCTAAAAAGGTTGTGGTATCGCTTTGTACAAACCATGTAAATATATTGACAATGGTAGCAACAGATACCCAGCCGAGATAGATGGAGAAAGGCAAGCGATCGTACCAGCGAAAATCAAGACGATTGATCTTGAAGTAAATGACAATTAATGTGAGTAGCAATCCAATAATAATAATGACCGACAGGAAGACCCATTCCTGTGTAAATGCAATAATCCATAAACTATTTAAAAGAAAGTTCGCTGGCAACCAATAACCAATGCGGGTGTAAATCTCTCCGCTCCAGCGATTCACAAAGAAGATACGCATAATCCAAATGAATAAGAGAAAATAAATAATTCCCCAAATGGAAAAAGCAAATCCTGCGGGTTGAATCAATGCTTGATCTTGATTCGCAACAGTGCCAACATTTGTCGCAGACATATAATTTGTCACAATCATAAAAGCAAAAAAGAGTAAATAGATAACGCCTAAGCGTGTGGTTTGTTTCATGGTGGCCCTCCTTCTACTATTCCTATTTATCTATATTCACCCTTTTATTTCGACATAAACGTCGGATTGTAAATATTTTTTAATGAAACAGCCATAATTGTTCTATTAAGTTACTTTTCATTCATCCACCTATGTAATTGTTCCTTGGAATCAGAGGCAACATTTTCAGATAAACGTGCACACGCAAGGATGGGAAGCCAATTTAATACTTCTTCTTCATTTAAATTCCCTTTCGCACAGTAAAGGTATAAGTAAAGTGTGGCCAGCGCTTTAGAAATGCTTGCGTACAGTAAGTAAGAGCGACAGGCATCAGCGCAGGGAAAGCCAATACTCGCATCTACCCAATCGATCATACTTATTCCTTTTTTTGTTTTAATCAGATTAAAGAAATGAAAATCTCCATGACAGAGACTCTGGGAAGTCG from Shouchella hunanensis includes these protein-coding regions:
- a CDS encoding ABC transporter permease; amino-acid sequence: MSLTTLILTLIFVLIPLLLSQVLKLGLNRDILVATIRSIIQLLAVGYILQFVFDSESYLYISLMIVLMITAATQNARKKGRAIRGITWKLIVTFLTIQTLTQGILLGLHITPATAQYIIPISGMVIGNSMVLGILFLNRFTAEVESKKDEADLILSLGGTPKQAIQKQLISSIQASTIPTIESQKTIGLVQLPGMMSGQIIAGADPVQAVLFQLLILFLLLTTAIVTSIMLGFLSYPTLFNERMQFMR
- a CDS encoding metal-dependent hydrolase; translated protein: MTGKTHLIGGVVACQAADIFLFQNEGQFSYYAAGLIGALIPDICHTHSKIGRRLPVLSKVVSTLFGHRTFTHSLLFLLLINLVFLYFFPEQEGLRMGFLIGMISHYVLDALTVRGIRLLYPANFRFRLARLRTGGVVESILLGLFVLTICFLYIGYQ
- a CDS encoding NADPH-dependent oxidoreductase codes for the protein MNETISVLTNHYSVRNYLPNPIEEEQLQTIIQAAQAAPTWGNGQQLSIVGVTDQQKKKQISDIIGQPWIDQAPVFLSFNLDFHRIHQALEQNGQTFEATENVDTLLVGTTDVGIAMGYAIAAAESLGLGIVPIGAIRTKSDQIIDVLDLPTYVFPIVGLVIGHPAEENDLKPRLPIDSFYHQDAYQHDQLPHIRAYEDKMKTYMQSRPIQKTWTETVARYYSHDKGIPQTSKSLNNQGFHFNKK
- a CDS encoding tryptophan-rich sensory protein, which gives rise to MKQTTRLGVIYLLFFAFMIVTNYMSATNVGTVANQDQALIQPAGFAFSIWGIIYFLLFIWIMRIFFVNRWSGEIYTRIGYWLPANFLLNSLWIIAFTQEWVFLSVIIIIGLLLTLIVIYFKINRLDFRWYDRLPFSIYLGWVSVATIVNIFTWFVQSDTTTFLGLSEVPWTIIMLLVGTLLAVMIAFSYRDIFYPLVFIWAYSAIVVENSMPSIIVVTVLCIAIQLALVVFILLRKK
- a CDS encoding ABC transporter ATP-binding protein, with amino-acid sequence MSGEKVMELKGITYKVDETIILKELTGSLNKGKITSIVGPSGAGKTTLFRLCNGMRTPTTGTILFNGEKLETYGPSALRRKIGIVMQQATMLTGTVKENLLLPLTLAGQQISDVTIKQSLEEVGLSTTLINQQAKELSGGQQQKLSIARTLLNQPEVLLLDEITSSLDRVSVQEVERLIVTINESYGTTICWITHQIEQAKRLSHDSWVMMDGELIEQGTVELLTNPKDDRVKAFLQEEPV
- a CDS encoding alpha/beta hydrolase, translating into MKKPSYFYTSCVFLFVFLTACQQETIEEPGINPLEAFAGTWEGEIVIPMQPLSIEISVENETATLSIPIQGIFDEPFNVVNADHDTLSLETTIQDQTILFSGERDGDNIQGEFTQLGQNLPFQLRYMEEEQLTEISLESTELIKAKVDVPENDSSDIPVALILPGSGPTDKHGNSYLMPGRNDNLKRMAEHLNDHGIATIRYDKRGIGDNLSLAPNSIETRFDDYITDAQAWLRYAQEQESFSSVHLIGHSEGALVGLGAALQEGVQSYSSVAGAGRTIDEILVEQLENDPFITPELLQESADIIEQLVQGDLVQEVSLELESLFNQNVQPFLSSWMAVSPVELIEQATFPTYIIHGNNDQQIPVDDAYLLHEANQDSELYLIDQMGHGLRNVSDDIEEESIAAMSHDTPLSEELLTILTTAILDNHTSTTK